In Bryobacteraceae bacterium, the following proteins share a genomic window:
- a CDS encoding dihydrodipicolinate synthase family protein, whose amino-acid sequence MKVDWHGVFPAATTQFRADESIDLEVTARHLHMMIDAGIHGLILLGSVGENTALEYDEKLTVLKAMKDIVGGRVPVMSGVAEITTRLACRFARDAERIGIDGLMVLPAMIYKADAREAIAHFRAVAAASSLPVMIYNNPPSYFVDVTPEMFAGLADVETIVAIKESSGDPRRITDLINTVGDRYLLFSGVDDLVLESVLLGAQGWVSGLVNAFPRENRVLWDLATAGRWDEARALYRWYTPLLHLDTHVKLVQYIKLCMAEVGLGSEVTRAPRLAIEGAERERVLGVIRHALATRPTLHVPA is encoded by the coding sequence ATGAAGGTTGACTGGCACGGCGTCTTCCCCGCCGCAACCACGCAGTTTCGCGCCGACGAGTCCATCGATCTCGAAGTCACCGCCCGCCACCTCCACATGATGATCGATGCAGGCATCCACGGCCTCATCCTCCTCGGCAGCGTCGGAGAGAACACCGCGCTCGAGTACGACGAGAAGCTCACCGTGTTGAAGGCGATGAAAGATATTGTCGGCGGGCGCGTCCCCGTGATGAGCGGTGTCGCCGAGATCACCACACGCCTCGCCTGCCGTTTCGCGCGCGACGCCGAACGCATCGGCATCGACGGGCTCATGGTGCTGCCGGCGATGATCTACAAGGCCGACGCCCGCGAGGCCATCGCGCACTTCCGCGCCGTCGCCGCCGCAAGCTCCTTGCCGGTGATGATCTACAATAACCCGCCGTCCTACTTCGTCGACGTGACGCCGGAAATGTTCGCCGGCCTCGCTGACGTCGAGACCATCGTCGCCATCAAGGAATCCTCCGGCGACCCCCGCCGCATCACGGATCTGATCAATACCGTCGGCGACCGCTACCTGCTCTTCTCCGGCGTCGACGATCTCGTGCTCGAAAGCGTACTGCTCGGCGCGCAGGGTTGGGTGTCCGGCTTGGTGAACGCCTTCCCCCGCGAGAACCGCGTCCTTTGGGATCTTGCCACCGCCGGCCGCTGGGACGAAGCCCGTGCCCTCTACCGTTGGTACACGCCGCTGCTGCACCTCGACACCCACGTGAAGCTCGTCCAGTACATCAAGCTCTGCATGGCGGAGGTGGGCCTCGGGTCGGAAGTGACGCGCGCGCCGCGTCTGGCCATCGAAGGCGCCGAACGGGAGCGCGTACTCGGCGTCATCCGCCACGCCCTCGCAACCCGGCCCACGCTCCACGTCCCTGCATGA